The sequence GTTAATGAGGGAACAGGCGCTTTTTGGGATTCTACTGCCTCAAgctaataaaaaatttaaacttGGACAGTTTTACATTGTTCATCCCTTGTCTTGGACCAAAATCCCCTCCAGAGCACACCACCAGTGGAACTTGAGTGCTTCCTTTTTTCTAATTATGAGATCTTGCTTTAATTTAAGGAGTCTTgcagcagcaacaaaaccagTGCGTGTTAACTCGCTACGTATTTAATCGTATGTTCACCGAGCTGCTCTGAAGTGCAAGTGATGATCTAGCCAACAAGATCCAGCCTTATTTCTTCATAGCTTGTTCCCATCCGTTTAATACGTGCACACAGACACAATGCATTTGAGTGTCGCGTAGTCGGAAGGCAAACAAAAGGTATCAGAGGCAGTGCTTTAAGGGCAAGAAGTGTATATaagttcaaaaaaaagaaatatttttaaagtgtttttcatttctggtttattttaggTGGAGCCTTTTGTTAATGCAAATTGAAATTTTTGAATAATAGtcactttcttaaaaaaaaaatgaaaaaaaaagaaagttaataaaaatgttatagcAAATTTCTCCTAATGCAGTGGCACACCTTACTTCCCCTGGATACCGATTAtagcagcagagagggaaagaacaGCTATGCAACAGCTTTAATTGGAGTACCACAGACTGTGACTTAACACTATCAGCTGCATCCGCTGCCACCGCTATTTTAGACTTCTTATTAATTAGCGCTGACCTGATTGTGAATAAACATTTATTCGCAGTGGCAGCTCGGGCCCTCTTGAGCTGTGGGCTGCAGTGTccaacttctgcttttctgaccTAATATTTTAGACTGATTTTCATAACTTTATTACAGAGTTATTTAGTGGTTGAGACAAAAGCACTGGAAGTGAAGGCTGATTATGAACCGAAGTGCCACTAGAGGTAGTTTGTTAGTATGTCTGTACTTTAAAGGCAACAaatcaaattctttttctttctctccatgcTTTTGGTCCTGTTCTGATTTCAGCAGTGGCAGTCAGTCCTGGTCAGAAATGACTTAGAGCCTACGAATCATTtggtttctctctcctctggagCTTTGAATGTGACAAGTCGAtaacttccttttctcttcctgtctcCCCCAGCCTTGTAAAGCCCATGCGACACTATACAGTCTTCCTCTCTGAGGACTCTTCTGATGATGAATTTCAGCAGGAAGAGGATCCTGTCTCTGGCTTctctgaaaactttttcttctctgctccttTCGAATGGTCTATCCTTTATTCTGTCATTGTATTAATTCAGTCTTCGAACAATGGTTTTTGCATTGGTCAGGGTGCCTGATCCCACGCTTGGTGTTTTGGAAATGCTTCTGCAGTCTGTATGGCACTGGGTGAATGCTCAGCATTTCtcctgcttgtttgttttggtatttAGTGGCATGCAAAAGCGTACTCCTGCATGAAACACTAGGCAGCAACACACAGCCTGTGGTTTTACATCGACTCGAGCTCTGTGGGGTGTAACCCTTCCACTTGCCCTTTGTTCCAACGTGCTGCTTGTGTTCCTGCCCAAACCTGCTGCCGTCCTCCCTCGTGCAGTGCTGGCTGTGCTTTTGGATTGTCCTGTGAGCCGTATTGCAGTGCAGTTATCAGCTTTTCCTAGTTTCACTTGCTTGATCCCAGCCTCTCTGTTCTGTCAGGTACCACATCCTCCGTGCCTCTGACCTAATATTGTACAAGGAACAGGAAGCTTGAGGATTTCTagggggagaaagggagatAAATTGCACAGAATTGCACTCATTCCCTTAACAAGTGCAGTTACTGGCTTGACCAGAACCTGTAGGAAGAGGTGCCAGGGTActgtgagctgctgcttcagaagtGTGCGAGGTGCCAGATCCGGGCAGCTCCGGGTGCTGGGAGAGGGATGCCCAGCCCCACCTGAGCAACTGGAGCCTGCGGGATGCTGTTAGACTAGGCTGGAGACAGGGGCTGCCAGCTTGGTAACGGAGTCTCCAGTTGCTAAAATTCATTGTGTGATGCAGAAGGCAGGTTCAGAGACTGCCAGGGACGGGACGTGACTTGGAGCAGTTGGGCGTGGGGAGACAGACCAGTAGGTCCAGTAGCAAAGGGCCAGAAAAATGCTCCCGCACTCTTGTGTTCGGGGTGGAGGAGGCCAGGCCACTAAAATGGTTTATTTGCAGAATATTCCTTAGGGGTATTTTTGCAGTGTGATCTAATGCTTAGCAGATGAGCACGTGTTATCTGAGAGACTAAAGATATGACCAAGATTTGCAAGATCACCCTCTTCCTGAGGACGTGCACCATCAGCTGTCTGTCTTGTACTTGCATTATTACGTTTTCGTGTTGCTAGCTGAATGCCTGCTGTTTGTGTGCTGACGGATGCAGACGGGCTGTCTATAAATTTGCATGATATAGATGTATTATAATGAaacagggaaagaggaggggggggtCTTCCATAGTATCTGTTTTTGCAGGtctcacaaatattttcttttaattgaaacCTTGTTTAAATGCCACAGTAAAACTGGCTGCCAGTCAAACGCCAGTCACCACAGCTACGTGTGGCACTTGTTATTAATTGGATGCGCAttatgctgctgttctctgcGCACAGAACCAATATGCAAATCTGCTGGTGTGCATTTTTTTGCTGAGGTATGTGCAAGAAAAGCATCCTGCTAACTCAGCCTTGGCTGTAAATGTAAAATAGGTGTCTCCATAATGGATTGTGTTGTTTCTTGATAAGATGACACCAGTGTAATCATTGCAGCTCTGCACAGTGTTCCCAGCTACGGCAGGAGAACACTGAGTGATGTTCTGTGCTGAGTTAGCTCGAAGCAAGAGAACGTAAGTGCCTGCAAAACCCAGGGCCCTTTGCAGGGCGCTTGCTCTGACTTCTCGTGGAAAGGACGGAGCAGGGTAGCCCTGCTGTGCCTGAGGGGGGGCCACGCTGCCAGAAGGAGCCTGCCTCCGGTCCTTCCTGCTCCGAGAGGTCCCTCCTCAGCCTGTCTGTAACTGCACCATCACCGCTGTCCTCTGAGCGCTTCCCACCTAACggccttttcctttctgaaaaccCCTCGAATGCCAAGTCATCTTTGTGTGTCCTTCTGCCCTCGGTCACTTCGCTCTTCCCAAGGCACTGTAAGCTGTATTTTGCCACCCAAAAGCTTTGTATAAAGCCATTCAGCTCCTTAGTaaatacttgtttaaaaaaaattaggaagacAGTTATTTGCAAcatgatttttgtttctctcctaGGCCTCAGCCGTACCGGGCCCTGAAGGAATCTGATAGTGCTGATGGGGAAGAGGCGGTCAGTCCAGAGAGATCAAAAGAGCCTCAGCCTCCGAGCCCCCTGCTCTCAAGCAAGGCCCCAGAAATCAACCTCcttgaagacattttccctaaCTTAGAAGTAGAAACGCAGCCTCAGCCCCTCAGCCAAGCGAAGAGCCTAGAAGACCTGCGGACCCCCAAAGAGGAGGGAGATCAGCGATGCACGTTTGATTACCAGGTTTGGACAGGGTTTCATGTACCTGGGGGGTTTGCACAGAACTAGGGCTGGCTGCCTTCCGTTATTCTCTGGGGAACGTTTTCATATTATGGGGTAGATGCATCCATTTTCCAGTATTTGTTTATGCGTTTCAAAGTTCATTTCTGAATTAAGAAATTATTGGAATGGGACTCAGCTATAAGACAGTAACTTCTTCCACTAAAACTACAGCCTTTACTTTTAAAGGAGGAAATATTTGCCCTATTGCTCAGAATCTCTTTTGTCCGTTGCCTGTCCCACAGAGTTCTCTTTGAAGCTGATGCTCAGCAGTGAGAATGAATACCTGGGaattttcctgcttctgatCTCCTGTCTGTCCTTCCAGGCTGCGTGCCGTTGTCCCTCTCCAGTGTGCAGTCTGTGGACAGATCCTCTTCCACTCATAGCTCAGCAGCCTGTCTTCACTTTATGCTCCACGTTGTGAGGAGGTCAGTAAAAGTTAACATCATTTTTAATGCCTTCTTGCAGAGAATGGATCTTGGTGTGTCTGAGAGGAACAGGATTGTGCCAACCATGAAGATGTCTCACCCTTACAACAAGCTGTGGAGTATGGGCCATGACGATATGGCTATTCCTACCAAGTATTCCCAGAGCTCACCAGAAAGGCCCTTGACTGCACTTGGTAACATGCCACCAACCACAAGGAGACCTCAGAGCAGAGACAGCGTTCTGGCTCCTGCAGAAAAGGATGAATCAAATCCTGCCATTCAAGGGAACATCACCATTCCTAGGCCACAGGGAAGAAAGACTCCTGAGCTGGGGATAGTGCCACCGCCACCAGCACCGAGGGCTTCCAAGCATCAGACTCCAGCTGGGCCAACAGAAATTGTCACCTCCCATGCTACAGGACGTAGCCGTTTGGTTTCAGATCCTGTCCCAGAGCCCTTTGGAGTTGGTAGTGTGTCCTTAGACCCTGAAATCCAGCAGTCTGTAAATTATTCCTCTCGTCCATCTCAGCTTTTGTCCAGTGCTACCAGCACTGCTGAGATGCTGCAGCCTGTCAAGGTGAAGACAGATAATACAGGTAATGAAAGTGACTACCTTCTAAACCTCCTGGATCCGCTGAAAACAGCCAACTGGCAAAGCAGTGGCCCACAGCAAGGTCCCCCCAGCCTGCAAAGCTCGGCCACTCCACCTGCTGCAGCTAGCTTTGTCTCAGTGGCAAGTGACTTTGtgcctcctccagctgcaccaTTTGTCCATCCACTTGGTTatccttccccagcaccaccGCCTTTTTTACAGCCATCTCCTAACCCGTTTACGCAAACAATGCCGGGAGCCCTTTCAGTGTCTCTAGTTAGACCCCCAAGGGGCTCTTTCACCCCCTCTTTAGGTCACGCTTATAGCTCTAGCTTCATAACACCTAATTCTAGCTTCTACCCACCACAGAGACCTCAACCACACATTTCAACACTCTCCATGCCAAACTTGTTCAGCCAGGCTCCAGCTGTGCCCCCAGCGAGCTCCTTATTGCTGCAGAGCCACAGCCCTTCCCCGACAAgctctctgcagccagcaggttTAAGTGGCCCTTCTAAAACCAGAACGTTACAGGTGGGCCAGTCCAGCTCAAAGGTAGATCCCAAACAAGCACTAGCTCTCCTGTCTAATGAACCCCCTTTGATCCCTTCCAGGCCAGCTAGGGGCTTAGAGTCAGTGTTACTGTCCTCAAAATCTGAGGAGACAAAAGATCCGTTTGAAGATTtgttaaaaaagacaaagcaggaCGTGTCATCCACACCAGGTAAGGTTGAACAGCTCAGAAAGCGATGGGAGACCTTTGAGTAAGACTCCCCATGGCCTTTGGAATTGAcagaggggatttttttttgttgtttttttgagcCAGCATAAAACCAAGCATTTCTTTTACGGAAGGTTGAGCCAGGATAGCTGCAGGACCATCGCCGTGCACACGAGTGCTTTTTGCCCAGAGTTCAGAGTCCCCCCATTGTCCTGGTCCCTGCAACTGCTTCCTCACTCCCTGCCACTGAAAACCCCCGTGACTCTTGCGCTGACCAAAGCACGGTGGTGGTTGGGGTTGGGGTTGGGTTGCTTTTCCACCTGTAGCTTTTCAGACAGTACTACTGATGCAGAAGTTACTCCTTCCCTTGTATTGTCAGCCCTTAGCACAGCCGGGAGCACGACACGGCCCATCGTACTCGTGTTCTCTTCCTGCCCGTGTgagctgtgttcagttttgttgCGTTACACGTACAGCtcctgtgttttgctttcaccTGCAAAGTGCAGCAAACCAGCCCAGGCTTGTGGGCTGTGCTGAGTTAATCCATTAGGCTCCGAGTTTGTCCTGTCGTGAAATTCAGACATTCATTTAGGTTCTGCTATTGGACGAGCTTTTGTTGCAGGTTTTTGATTTCCCTCCCCAGGTACACTGACACTGGGAGGCAACAGGGACCTCTCTGGGGCAGAATTGTCATAGTTCCATTGTCAAAACCATCGCAGAGCAGTGGCTCAGGCTTTGGTCCTGCATCTCTGTTGGGAAACTGGAAACACCAgcaattgattttcttttttgggggtttatttgtttgtttttgttaaatacaTCAGAAAATAGAGACCATAAAGAGTAACCTAGTTCTGATACATGTGTATGTTCatgttatatataaatattatagaTGGCAGTATATGGATGGGATGTAACAATATCTTACTTGattagtaaaaacaaaaaaaaaaaaaaaagagaaaaatattgggGTGTAAAAGCTCCTGAGTTCAAGTTAAATGCCAGTGTGCTGACAAGGTGGGCTGAGCACAGGGCCCGGGGTGAGCCCAGTGAGTGCTGGGAGGGCGCTGGGCGACAGCCGCCTCTCGCTGCGGGGCTGCCCAAGTGCTAATTGCTGCCTGGAAGCAACTGGGGTTTCCTTGTGGGCTGCGAGGCGCTGGGCTCCTCCCGCCTGGCTGGAAATCCACAGCCTTTATCCCACTGCTGATGAGAAGCGGTTGCTGGTACAAGAAGACACTAACTGGACCATGAAATGGACTGTGAGGTATGAAGTacaaaaatacaatgaaaaggTTAAAGGGTACGCTCACCGGATTTTGTAAAACACTTTTCTGTGGCAATAGTATTCCCAAGAAATTTCATGTTAATCTTAGCATCCCGTATACAACCTGCTGTCTTTGCAGTGATCTCTTTTGTTTTACCAAAGtggtgcttttttgttttgttttgtatttgggCACAACCTGATGTAACACGTTACTCCAGAAGAGGTAATTGCATCACCATTAAGCCTTTGATAAAGGAAATCATTTTGGACACGGGGGGAAATTCTTGTAAAGCTTTATCTGATTTCCAGTGTATCTATTTTATTCATATAATCTTGGAAGTTTTCTTACTCCGGTGTATGGAATGGCTGTCTGTGCGTCTGTGCAGTACgaaagaaaaatactcttaATATCTGCAACGCCAGCGGTTTGGGAAGGACCGTAGGGTTACATTTCTGTAAGGTACTGTCAGTCTGACAAGCCGTTCAGctgaatttgtattttctttttgtgttggAAGACAGATGGTTTTAGTATTgcatagtaaaatatttaaagtctAAGATAATAGCTCCATTTTACTTTGTACAGTTCAGAATATGAACGTTATATATAATTGAGTCTGGACTCTCAGGTCTCCTTTGCTCTGAGCTGGATGATAAGGCTTTCTCTGTTATGGGGGACATGTCCAGGCCCCAGAACGTTCCGCACACCACACGCCGTTTGGATTTCATGTACTCTCTTCAAATGTTTAATGTCACACACTGATTAGATCCCGAGTAGGCCCGGTACGTGTGCTTCACTGAACAGGAACACTCAGGTAATTCTGCATCACTGCACATCATTGGCCATCTCTGAGTATTTTCCCCTGCCTGTGTTTTGGGTTATTTTATGCAGTTGATTTTTAGACAAACAAGCACTCTTGGATTATTTTAAGTCAGTTTTGAGGCACTGAAAGGCATTAGCACCTCCCACAACTGGTGTCAGTCACCCTGCGCTTTGtttgggagggggaagggggggctcagcaccctgAGATCCAGTCCAAGGCCTGTGGGACCTTCCGCACTTCTTGAGTAGAACCTGCAAGCAGGACACTGGTTTTCGTGCCTCTCGTAATAAAGGATCAGTCTATCCCTCGGGCAGTATTTAGGTTTTTGTCTTACTTAAACTCAGGAATTCCTAACAGGAGTCACTGCTAACAGTGCCAGCTGTACCCAACGCGCCCTTGTCTGGGAGAGCAGGCTCGGatgtaaaatgtttcttttgctgctggagaagtttgtgatgtttTTACTGCCCTAGTGTACGGTGTTCCTGTTACTTCTTGTCTGATATTATTCATCAATGGCTTTATGCTCAGCTTTGTACATTTTCCTGTACTCACCGTACTTGTTTGCCTTTGGTACTGCTCCGCTTACTCACAGATGCTTTCTTCATTAGaaatcacttttatttaaaaaaagaaaaaacccaaccacttTTTAAGTTTCTGAGGCTGTACAGATGGTAAAACCGTTTTTATATCCTGTTCACTCATGAGGTTAGAATTAGACACTGGAATTGGAAGCTGTTGAGACACACAAGAATGCTGCTGAAGACCTCTCTCTCTTGTTACCTTACAGGCACACGTTGCTTACGAGAGGCCTGTGACTTCTCTGCACGTGGTAGGGGTTTGTTTTGTAACCTGCGATGAACAGTCTGAGCTGCTTAGATTTCCCCCCCacttctttgtgtgtgtgtaagaaCTGAAGCGGGAGATGGACGTCGGGCCGGGTTTCTTTCTGGTTAGGAGGTGGTCGGAGTCTGGCAGTAACAAATTTCAGGGGAAATTAATGTCCCTTTAACCCACCGCAGGAAACCCCCGAGTCAGTGACACCCTGAAGGAAGAAGTGTGTGCAGGgacatttcttttgttaaataGGAATGTTTCACACACAGTCTTCAAAAGAGCATGGAAGGGAACGATGGCTGGCTGCTTCCTCAGCTCTGTCCCTCTGCACTGCGGGATTTGTTCTAGGCtacttgtaatttctttttaatgtgttttgctCCTTGTACACGTACCACAGAGCCTTTGTGATCAAAGTGATTTTTCCAACAGCAGCAGATTAAATTGGTTAGTCGTGAACAAGCAGCCTGTTAGTTGCTGCTTTTTACAACAGCCAGgtctggaaaatgttttttttactttgcttctAAGTGTTGGAGGTTGAACAGCTTTGGGGGTTTAGAAAGTGAACCAGTGAAGACAACTGGTGCTGCAGTCCCAGCCTGCCCTTGGGGAACGGCAGTGGCTCGTGGTGGTGTCCAAGAAGTGCCTGGCCATGGGACTGCACCGGAGCACAGGTCTGTGACAATCCTGTCCCCGTATTTTCAAGTGGCTCCGTGGAATGGCATCACAGAACAGCAGTGACCTTGTCGTTCTGTTTGTAGCACTGTAAAATTAATTGCTTGATGAGAGTTACAACGTTGGCAGCGTAGGGGCCCTATCTAATCTCACCGTTCTTTTACTGGAAGCATAAAGATGGAGCAAGGGCGTGTGGCTGTAGGTGGAGCTCGCTGTGCACTTAGTGACGTGTAAATGTCCTGGGGCAGGTTTGCGTGGGCTGTTGCCAGCAGCCTCGTGCGGTTTCCCAGAGGGTTTGGGAATCCCGTTCCCAGGGATGTCAGCTGAGTTGTCTGCTGGCTTGTGGAAACTGAACCCGTGTTAGTCCTGGCCCGTGACGCTGCAGCGTGCGGTGGGAGTGACTGTCTCTGGTTTCAGGCTTCCCTGGTCGGTTCTAGCGCAGCCCAGGCGCCTGGTCCCCCCGTGCTGTGGCCATCTGGCCATACGTGGCCGCAGAGGGGTGTGTGCTGGCCGTGGAGCTGGCTTTGTCCCTGGGAGGTGCCCCAGTCTCTGGGTGTAGGCTTTTATTTCACTGCACGTGGACATCCACAGCTCCCAGCGTCAGTGCAGCCATTTGAATTACATCCAAGTCATTTATTTCCACGCTCTAATCTCCTTTCTGTCTGCTGCCCCGATCCCCCCGGCCGCTCTCTAAGCTCTGTCCATgtgacagctctgctgccagcacgGGGCTCCCGGCCGGTCCCGCAGCTCGGCTGGGCGGCCAAGCCCGAGACGTTGGCCCACTCTGGCGCTCTCCCTTCTGCTGTTCCTCCAGACCAGGATCGCTGCTGCCCCTGCTGCCATCTGTCCTGCCTCATGCCCCAGGATCCAGGGGCTGCTGGGTGTTCCAGGGCTCTGACCACACTCTGATCTTTGTGTCTCTGCTCATAAAATCAGAGATCAATGGTACAATGTGGCAGGACGTGCTTCAGGACAGGCGAGCAGAAAACCATCTAGACATCAAGTtactcttcaggaaaaaaacaatcgCATGTCAAGGTAACTAGGTCTATTTTTAACCAAATTTTATTGtaaatttcttttgaaggaCATTCTAATTTTTTACAAATTATAAAATTTACAATTACAAAAAATCAGCATCATGATCATTAACTACAGCAAGTCCAGTTttgtgaaaaaatatattcaaaaattaaatatcaAAAGAAAGGTAAGttcattactgaaaaaaaaaccactttcatAAATTATTCTGCAGAAATGCTCAAGACACtgacaaagtatttttacaCTTTTGCTAGTACCGGCTTTGGGTGCTTGAAATAAGAACATCTGCTCTGCTAATCCTGTCAAGCGCCCGAGCAGGAGCCTCCCTGCTGACCCCCGGAGCAGCCggggctgcagccaggctcGCTGCTGGCGGTTTGCTGGTTTTTAGACGGCTTTACTGGTGGGGGTTTGTAGCTTCTTGTTGCCTTTCAGGATATTTCAGTAGCTTAGTAATGGTTCTTATAACACAATTCTGGGTTTGTTCTCAAAATAAGACAGGCTGGAGCAATATTGGTTCATTTAGATCCTGTTGCTGCCTTCATTTTTCTacaatttaaacacaaaaataatggAGCGGAGCTAAAAATTAAGAGTAGCCACCTCTCGTGGTGCTGACCTGGGGTACATCAGGGCCGAGTTTTCAGAAGCCCAAAGCATACTCTGAGCTTGCTGTAGGTTTATTACAAGTCAGTATgggatgaagaaaaacaccCATCCCCTTgcactgctgctccccaggaggGGACCCACCGTGAGGCAGGTGGTTCTGCAGCGCTGGGGCTGTGTTATTCCTAATAAATCAAAGCGCCAGCAAGCTCCCCAAACCGGGGTCAGGGCGTTCCTTTATCAGTGCCCCGTCCCCCAGCCCGGGTGGGATCACCACTTGctctttcagcttttcctcagCAGTGGAAGGGATCTTCCACACAAAATATTATCTTGTCTCccagtggtttgttttttttctgttttccaaaattttcATTCTTCACCTTACATCAGCAGTTGCAGGCGTGCAGAAGGCCTGTTCTTCAGGGGACAGACCTGAGCAGTAGTTTTGTGCTCTTCCCTTTGCttagaattacagaaaaattcacagctacagtaaaaaaaaatatccaagagCAAAACAACACTTTTTTCCGGTGGCGATTAGCTGTGGGGGGCAGATTCACACCCTGCTTGTTAATGCTAGTTTGGAGATTAAAAAGCAGACACCATTTCCTAAACTATTTCTCATTGATAGTTCTAGTAATTATCCCGAAATGCTAATGATGTCAGACCTTATTTGGCTGGGTCTGCTGCCTGTCTTTCTGCAGGCTCTGCCATGTTACACTGAAGAAACAGCAGCTACACCAGTAACAGAAGTAAAGCCCCCGATAAATACCCTTTTTAGGGCAATGGGGAACGGAGCGCTGGGTCTCACTACAGCACAACCCCTGTCTCCTGTTAAAGGTCACTAGATGAGTTAACTAAATTCCACTCTTCTGTATTGCCAAGCCCAAACCTGTCTGCCCCACGAGGTCTTATAGtatctcctcccctccccacaccagCACGTACCACTTGGTGTTCAAACATTAACTCTCTTACTAAGGTCCGTTCTGTGGTGACGCCGCTTCGTGCCAGCTCCCGTCCCGGAGATGGCCACtacagctgggagcagaggggaaacaCCACCCTGCTGCCATCAACCTTGGTGCAAAGTTTGATCAAAGTCATCAGTTTTTCTACGTATAAACACCCTCCTTTCAAGAAAGTTAATACTGTAGCTGGCAACTCAGTCTCAGGAAGGCACTTAAATATCCCTATGGTTTAGTCTAGGCTTAGGAAAAGATTTAGTAGAAATGTCTAATACAGCAGAGTGGTGCTTATTTTCTGGTC is a genomic window of Nyctibius grandis isolate bNycGra1 chromosome 16, bNycGra1.pri, whole genome shotgun sequence containing:
- the DENND1A gene encoding DENN domain-containing protein 1A isoform X3, giving the protein MGSRIKQNPETTFEVYAEVTYSGISCVGKDPEVRRQFPEDYSDQEVLQTLTKFCFPFYVDSHAVNQVGQNFTFVLTDIDSKQRFGFCRLSSGAKSCFCILSYLPWFEVFYKLLNVLADYSAKGQDSQRSELLETLHKLTIPEPGTSVHLGVHSYFTVPDIRELPSIPENRNLTEYFVAVDVNNMLHLYASMLYERRILICCSKLSTLTACIHGSAAMLYPMFWQHVYIPVLPPHLLDYCCAPMPYLIGIHLSLMEKVRNMALEDVVILNVDTNTLETPFDDLQSLPNDVVSALKNRLKKVSTTTGDGVARAFLKAQASFFGSYRNALKIEPGEPITFCEETFVSHRSAVMRQFLQNAIQLQLFKQFIDGRLDLLNSGEGFSDVFEEEINMGEYAGSDKLYHQWLSTVRKGSGAILNTVKTKANPAMKTVYKFAKDHAKMGIKEVKNRLKQKDIAENGCSAAPEESLPRTAPSPLVDKKDPKLREDRRPITVHFGQQRLRPPRPPPPKIQRSSRPVRPPRPHVVKRTKSNIAVEGRRTSVSSPEHLVKPMRHYTVFLSEDSSDDEFQQEEDPVSGFSENFFFSAPFEWPQPYRALKESDSADGEEAVSPERSKEPQPPSPLLSSKAPEINLLEDIFPNLEVETQPQPLSQAKSLEDLRTPKEEGDQRCTFDYQRMDLGVSERNRIVPTMKMSHPYNKLWSMGHDDMAIPTKYSQSSPERPLTALGNMPPTTRRPQSRDSVLAPAEKDESNPAIQGNITIPRPQGRKTPELGIVPPPPAPRASKHQTPAGPTEIVTSHATGRSRLVSDPVPEPFGVGSVSLDPEIQQSVNYSSRPSQLLSSATSTAEMLQPVKVKTDNTGNESDYLLNLLDPLKTANWQSSGPQQGPPSLQSSATPPAAASFVSVASDFVPPPAAPFVHPLGYPSPAPPPFLQPSPNPFTQTMPGALSVSLVRPPRGSFTPSLGHAYSSSFITPNSSFYPPQRPQPHISTLSMPNLFSQAPAVPPASSLLLQSHSPSPTSSLQPAGLSGPSKTRTLQVGQSSSKVDPKQALALLSNEPPLIPSRPARGLESVLLSSKSEETKDPFEDLLKKTKQDVSSTPGKVEQLRKRWETFE
- the DENND1A gene encoding DENN domain-containing protein 1A isoform X5; translation: MGSRIKQNPETTFEVYAEVTYSGISCVGKDPEVRRQFPEDYSDQEVLQTLTKFCFPFYVDSHAVNQVGQNFTFVLTDIDSKQRFGFCRLSSGAKSCFCILSYLPWFEVFYKLLNVLADYSAKGQDSQRSELLETLHKLTIPEPGTSVHLGVHSYFTVPDIRELPSIPENRNLTEYFVAVDVNNMLHLYASMLYERRILICCSKLSTLTACIHGSAAMLYPMFWQHVYIPVLPPHLLDYCCAPMPYLIGIHLSLMEKVRNMALEDVVILNVDTNTLETPFDDLQSLPNDVVSALKNRLKKVSTTTGDGVARAFLKAQASFFGSYRNALKIEPGEPITFCEETFVSHRSAVMRQFLQNAIQLQLFKQFIDGRLDLLNSGEGFSDVFEEEINMGEYAGSDKLYHQWLSTVRKGSGAILNTVKTKANPAMKTVYKFAKDHAKMGIKEVKNRLKQKDIAENGCSAAPEESLPRTAPSPLVDKKDPKLREDRRPITVHFGQVRPPRPHVVKRTKSNIAVEGRRTSVSSPEHLVKPMRHYTVFLSEDSSDDEFQQEEDPVSGFSENFFFSAPFEWPQPYRALKESDSADGEEAVSPERSKEPQPPSPLLSSKAPEINLLEDIFPNLEVETQPQPLSQAKSLEDLRTPKEEGDQRCTFDYQRMDLGVSERNRIVPTMKMSHPYNKLWSMGHDDMAIPTKYSQSSPERPLTALGNMPPTTRRPQSRDSVLAPAEKDESNPAIQGNITIPRPQGRKTPELGIVPPPPAPRASKHQTPAGPTEIVTSHATGRSRLVSDPVPEPFGVGSVSLDPEIQQSVNYSSRPSQLLSSATSTAEMLQPVKVKTDNTGNESDYLLNLLDPLKTANWQSSGPQQGPPSLQSSATPPAAASFVSVASDFVPPPAAPFVHPLGYPSPAPPPFLQPSPNPFTQTMPGALSVSLVRPPRGSFTPSLGHAYSSSFITPNSSFYPPQRPQPHISTLSMPNLFSQAPAVPPASSLLLQSHSPSPTSSLQPAGLSGPSKTRTLQVGQSSSKVDPKQALALLSNEPPLIPSRPARGLESVLLSSKSEETKDPFEDLLKKTKQDVSSTPGKVEQLRKRWETFE
- the DENND1A gene encoding DENN domain-containing protein 1A isoform X10; the protein is MGSRIKQNPETTFEVYAEVTYSGISCVGKDPEVRRQFPEDYSDQEVLQTLTKFCFPFYVDSHAVNQVGQNFTFVLTDIDSKQRFGFCRLSSGAKSCFCILSYLPWFEVFYKLLNVLADYSAKGQDSQRSELLETLHKLTIPEPGTSVHLGVHSYFTVPDIRELPSIPENLTACIHGSAAMLYPMFWQHVYIPVLPPHLLDYCCAPMPYLIGIHLSLMEKVRNMALEDVVILNVDTNTLETPFDDLQSLPNDVVSALKNRLKKVSTTTGDGVARAFLKAQASFFGSYRNALKIEPGEPITFCEETFVSHRSAVMRQFLQNAIQLQLFKQFIDGRLDLLNSGEGFSDVFEEEINMGEYAGSDKLYHQWLSTVRKGSGAILNTVKTKANPAMKTVYKFAKDHAKMGIKEVKNRLKQKDIAENGCSAAPEESLPRTAPSPLVDKKDPKLREDRRPITVHFGQVRPPRPHVVKRTKSNIAVEGRRTSVSSPEQPQPYRALKESDSADGEEAVSPERSKEPQPPSPLLSSKAPEINLLEDIFPNLEVETQPQPLSQAKSLEDLRTPKEEGDQRCTFDYQRMDLGVSERNRIVPTMKMSHPYNKLWSMGHDDMAIPTKYSQSSPERPLTALGNMPPTTRRPQSRDSVLAPAEKDESNPAIQGNITIPRPQGRKTPELGIVPPPPAPRASKHQTPAGPTEIVTSHATGRSRLVSDPVPEPFGVGSVSLDPEIQQSVNYSSRPSQLLSSATSTAEMLQPVKVKTDNTGNESDYLLNLLDPLKTANWQSSGPQQGPPSLQSSATPPAAASFVSVASDFVPPPAAPFVHPLGYPSPAPPPFLQPSPNPFTQTMPGALSVSLVRPPRGSFTPSLGHAYSSSFITPNSSFYPPQRPQPHISTLSMPNLFSQAPAVPPASSLLLQSHSPSPTSSLQPAGLSGPSKTRTLQVGQSSSKVDPKQALALLSNEPPLIPSRPARGLESVLLSSKSEETKDPFEDLLKKTKQDVSSTPGKVEQLRKRWETFE